The following are encoded in a window of Sphingobium sp. AP49 genomic DNA:
- a CDS encoding LysR family transcriptional regulator, with product MRFRGLDLNLLAVFEGLMQTHSVSGAARQMHLSQPAMSAALARLRDYFGDPLLVTHGKRMYPTAFAESLAPLVRECLGGIETLLATSASFDPAVSQRTFKVIASDYVITALVAPLMADLSSLAPGVRLQLISPDQHSPELIGDGKADLMISPREFLSADHPTELLFEEEHVVVGWDENPLLQAPIDEAKFLGAGHVGVAIGSRSNIAFADRHLALMGKHRRIEISTSSFTTVPWLLVGTQRLAVMHERLARAAMRLFPLTSMPLPFAFPVMQELVQFHQTRAADEGLSWLRDQLRRIASHPQDG from the coding sequence ATGCGTTTCCGCGGCCTCGACCTCAATCTTCTGGCTGTCTTCGAAGGGCTCATGCAGACGCATTCGGTGTCCGGCGCGGCGCGGCAGATGCATCTGAGCCAGCCCGCGATGAGTGCTGCCCTAGCCCGGCTGCGCGACTATTTCGGTGATCCCCTGCTGGTGACCCATGGCAAACGCATGTATCCGACCGCCTTTGCAGAAAGTCTCGCGCCGCTGGTGCGTGAATGCCTCGGCGGGATTGAGACCCTCCTTGCGACATCGGCCTCCTTTGACCCGGCTGTTTCGCAACGAACCTTCAAGGTCATTGCGTCCGACTATGTGATCACGGCGCTCGTGGCGCCCTTGATGGCGGACCTGTCCAGCCTGGCGCCTGGCGTGAGGCTGCAGCTGATCTCGCCCGATCAGCACAGCCCCGAACTGATCGGGGATGGAAAGGCGGATCTGATGATCAGCCCGCGCGAATTTCTCTCCGCCGATCACCCGACGGAATTGCTGTTCGAGGAAGAGCATGTGGTGGTGGGATGGGACGAGAACCCGTTGCTTCAGGCTCCCATCGACGAAGCGAAATTTCTGGGAGCAGGCCATGTTGGCGTCGCCATTGGTTCCCGGTCCAATATCGCCTTTGCCGATCGACATCTGGCGCTGATGGGCAAGCATCGCCGGATCGAGATATCGACCTCGTCCTTCACAACCGTTCCTTGGCTATTAGTGGGAACCCAGCGCCTGGCAGTCATGCATGAGCGGCTGGCGCGGGCGGCCATGCGCTTATTTCCGCTTACGTCGATGCCATTGCCTTTTGCCTTCCCTGTGATGCAGGAACTTGTCCAGTTCCATCAGACGCGCGCAGCTGACGAAGGGCTCAGCTGGCTTCGTGATCAATTGCGCCGTATAGCCTCCCATCCACAAGATGGATAA
- a CDS encoding FAD-dependent oxidoreductase has protein sequence MEAQRILVIGGGIGGLTAAIALRAKGHQVDVIERDPDWSVYGVGIIQQSNVVRAMAQLGLLDDYLSAGVGFDAIEIFLPNGTKIARVPSPRLVEGKPANVGIGRPALHKVLGDRTLSSGATVRLGVTAERIVDGADCVTVDFSDGSSERYDLVVGADGVYSQTRDLIFPDAPKPQFTGQSVWRYNFARPAGLDALQVYNGPIGVGLVPISDALMYMYATTPEPDNPRYPLEGLAAVMRAKLSGTAPAIQALAQEITQDSAVVYRPLEGLLVEGPWHKGRIVLLGDAVHATTPHLGQGAGMAIEDSLVLADELSKHDDLESVFEAYHARRFERCAYIVRASLAICHGQIGKGPPVDNAAATHEMFEMIAEPI, from the coding sequence TTGGAAGCGCAGCGCATATTGGTCATTGGCGGTGGTATCGGGGGCCTGACGGCTGCGATTGCTCTCCGCGCCAAGGGGCACCAGGTAGATGTGATCGAGCGGGATCCCGACTGGTCTGTCTATGGCGTCGGCATCATCCAGCAGTCCAACGTCGTTCGCGCGATGGCGCAACTTGGCCTGCTGGACGATTATCTGTCTGCCGGAGTCGGCTTCGACGCGATCGAGATATTCCTTCCCAACGGGACGAAGATTGCCCGCGTGCCCTCGCCCCGGCTGGTCGAAGGGAAGCCCGCCAATGTCGGCATCGGTCGCCCAGCTCTCCACAAGGTGCTGGGCGACCGTACGCTGTCCAGCGGCGCGACCGTCCGTCTGGGCGTAACAGCCGAGCGCATCGTCGACGGAGCCGACTGCGTGACTGTCGATTTCTCCGATGGCAGCAGCGAGCGCTACGACCTGGTTGTGGGCGCGGACGGAGTCTATTCGCAGACGCGCGACCTCATTTTTCCCGATGCCCCCAAGCCCCAGTTCACCGGCCAGTCGGTATGGCGTTACAATTTCGCGCGCCCCGCAGGGCTGGATGCGCTGCAAGTCTATAACGGCCCAATCGGCGTTGGTCTCGTGCCCATCTCGGACGCGCTCATGTACATGTATGCGACCACGCCCGAGCCCGACAATCCGCGCTATCCGCTCGAGGGGCTGGCAGCGGTCATGCGTGCCAAGCTTTCGGGGACCGCGCCAGCCATTCAGGCGCTGGCGCAAGAGATCACACAAGATAGCGCTGTAGTCTATCGCCCGCTCGAAGGCCTGCTGGTCGAAGGGCCATGGCACAAGGGCAGGATCGTCCTGCTGGGAGACGCAGTCCACGCGACCACGCCGCATCTGGGGCAGGGCGCGGGTATGGCGATCGAAGACAGCCTGGTCCTGGCCGATGAACTCTCCAAACATGATGATCTGGAGAGCGTTTTTGAAGCCTATCATGCCCGCCGGTTCGAGCGGTGCGCCTATATCGTTCGGGCCAGCCTCGCCATCTGCCACGGTCAGATCGGCAAGGGGCCGCCTGTCGATAACGCGGCCGCCACCCATGAAATGTTCGAGATGATCGCCGAGCCGATCTGA
- a CDS encoding VOC family protein, which produces MSRVSEIRYVGYGVPDLATERTFYADQWKLVDVGEQDGMVHFAADGGEEAYVVRLRENEDRRVDVIALAAESQADVDALHGKVVAAGCRIIFPPRNLATFAGGYGFRFFSLDGLPFEISSDVERRTARTLSRWDGIPQKISHIVLHSPDHQALVRFFVDVLGFKISDWLGDFMCFLRCNAAHHRLAILPGPPCLNHVAYDMLSVDDMMVGINRLRQKGTDIRWGPGRHTAGNNTFSYFTTPTGFAVEYTSELEDVDFESHEPQVHVPGPKVMDQWGIGTGGPQTMPHPEADKGLFQPVEA; this is translated from the coding sequence ATGAGCCGCGTTTCTGAAATTCGCTATGTCGGCTACGGCGTGCCCGACCTGGCCACCGAGCGGACCTTTTACGCCGATCAGTGGAAGCTGGTCGACGTAGGCGAGCAGGATGGCATGGTCCATTTTGCGGCCGATGGCGGCGAAGAGGCCTATGTCGTGCGCCTGCGCGAGAATGAAGATCGTCGCGTTGACGTGATCGCTCTTGCCGCTGAAAGCCAGGCCGATGTCGATGCGCTTCATGGCAAGGTGGTCGCCGCAGGCTGCCGGATTATCTTTCCACCTCGCAACCTAGCCACATTCGCGGGCGGCTATGGTTTTCGCTTCTTCTCGCTAGACGGCCTGCCATTCGAGATTTCCAGTGATGTCGAGCGGCGTACCGCACGAACGCTCAGCCGTTGGGACGGCATCCCACAGAAAATCAGTCACATCGTCCTCCATTCGCCCGATCATCAAGCTCTGGTCCGCTTCTTCGTCGACGTGTTGGGGTTCAAGATCAGCGACTGGCTGGGCGACTTCATGTGCTTCCTGCGCTGCAATGCAGCTCATCACCGGCTGGCCATCCTCCCGGGGCCTCCCTGTCTCAACCATGTCGCCTACGACATGCTGAGCGTCGACGACATGATGGTCGGCATCAACCGACTGCGCCAGAAGGGCACCGACATTCGTTGGGGTCCGGGCCGGCACACTGCGGGCAACAACACCTTCAGCTATTTCACGACGCCCACCGGCTTCGCCGTCGAATACACTTCTGAACTGGAGGATGTCGATTTCGAGTCACATGAGCCACAGGTCCATGTGCCCGGCCCCAAGGTGATGGATCAGTGGGGCATCGGCACCGGCGGTCCTCAGACCATGCCACATCCCGAGGCCGACAAGGGCCTCTTCCAGCCGGTAGAGGCCTGA
- a CDS encoding alpha/beta fold hydrolase, protein MALFEYFPNYIWNLSISIAMESGAQLGEIIDMCQPIRDAANSGADAGTPQFMKAWAAMGDKLLELAGEDEAKGRYFSASNKLERASLYLITAERMQGHGAPGREATYAKARAAFDRSTALGQINRERVEIPLETGTMPALFTRAPGDGRKPVVVFCNGLDSCKELLYWSRLPEELARRGISTLCVDQPGSGEALRLQGLPVDPHSESWASKAVDWLEQQPEVDPKAIGMTGISLGGHFAPRAVAYEPRFASGAVWGANHNWREVQDKRMSREGENPVPHYWAHVHWAFGASDQEDFLAKSQAMNLNGHMDRIEVPFLVTHGGDDRQISVSYADDLYDQLINSPRREKVIFTAREGGVEHVGADNMAYGRDLISDWFAETLGEHAR, encoded by the coding sequence ATGGCGCTGTTCGAATATTTCCCCAACTATATCTGGAATCTCTCGATTTCGATCGCGATGGAGTCGGGCGCCCAACTCGGCGAAATCATCGACATGTGTCAGCCGATCCGGGATGCTGCCAATAGCGGCGCCGACGCCGGCACGCCCCAGTTCATGAAGGCCTGGGCGGCGATGGGCGACAAGCTGCTGGAACTAGCGGGAGAAGATGAAGCCAAAGGGCGCTATTTCTCCGCCTCGAACAAGCTGGAGCGGGCATCGCTCTATCTGATCACGGCCGAACGGATGCAGGGTCATGGCGCGCCCGGACGCGAGGCGACCTATGCCAAGGCGCGAGCGGCCTTCGACCGGTCGACCGCGCTTGGCCAGATCAATCGCGAGCGGGTGGAAATTCCGCTCGAGACCGGAACCATGCCTGCGCTTTTCACCCGTGCGCCCGGGGACGGCAGGAAGCCGGTAGTGGTGTTCTGCAATGGGCTCGATAGCTGCAAGGAGTTGCTTTACTGGAGCCGGCTCCCGGAAGAACTGGCTCGCCGGGGCATATCTACCCTATGTGTGGATCAGCCCGGATCGGGCGAGGCGCTGCGACTGCAAGGTCTGCCTGTCGATCCGCATAGCGAAAGCTGGGCCAGCAAGGCCGTCGACTGGCTCGAGCAACAGCCCGAAGTCGACCCAAAAGCGATCGGCATGACCGGCATCTCGCTGGGGGGGCATTTTGCGCCACGCGCGGTCGCCTATGAGCCGCGCTTTGCCAGTGGCGCGGTCTGGGGGGCCAACCATAATTGGCGTGAGGTGCAGGACAAGCGCATGTCTCGCGAAGGGGAGAATCCGGTTCCCCATTATTGGGCGCATGTCCATTGGGCGTTCGGTGCCAGCGATCAGGAGGACTTCCTGGCGAAATCGCAAGCCATGAATCTCAATGGCCATATGGACCGCATTGAGGTGCCATTCCTCGTCACCCATGGCGGAGACGATCGGCAGATCAGCGTCTCCTACGCAGATGATCTCTATGATCAGCTGATCAATTCACCTCGCCGTGAGAAGGTCATTTTCACTGCGCGAGAAGGCGGCGTCGAGCATGTCGGCGCCGACAATATGGCCTATGGCCGCGACCTCATCTCGGACTGGTTCGCCGAGACGCTGGGTGAGCACGCCCGATAA
- a CDS encoding cyclase family protein, producing MTRRFVDLSITLDNDVVSDPPFLRPKITYQAHGETVAELQHFFPGVTAEDTPDGAGFAAAEWVTLTTHNGTHLDAPYHFHPTMDGRDGEPQRSITIDEVPLEWCFQPGVKLDFRHFPDGYVATAADVEAELARLGHSLQPLDIVLVNTAAGTALGQPDFVNRGCGMGYEATIYLTERGVRVTGTDAWSWDAPFSYTAQKVKETGDTSLIWEGHKAGRDIGYCHLEKLHNLESLPGYGFMVSCFPHKIKGASAGWTRAVAIFEE from the coding sequence ATGACCCGCCGTTTCGTCGATCTGTCGATCACGCTCGACAATGATGTGGTTTCCGATCCGCCGTTTCTTCGGCCCAAAATAACCTATCAGGCGCATGGTGAAACCGTCGCCGAGCTCCAGCATTTTTTCCCTGGCGTGACGGCGGAAGACACGCCTGATGGCGCGGGTTTCGCCGCCGCGGAATGGGTGACGCTCACGACCCATAACGGCACGCATCTGGACGCGCCCTATCATTTCCATCCCACCATGGATGGCCGCGACGGCGAACCGCAACGCTCGATCACGATCGACGAAGTGCCGCTGGAATGGTGTTTCCAGCCCGGCGTGAAGCTCGACTTCCGCCATTTCCCCGATGGCTATGTCGCCACCGCAGCCGATGTCGAGGCCGAACTGGCCCGTCTCGGCCACAGCCTCCAGCCGCTCGACATCGTCCTGGTCAACACGGCCGCCGGCACGGCGCTGGGGCAGCCCGACTTTGTCAATCGCGGCTGCGGCATGGGCTATGAGGCGACCATCTATCTGACCGAGCGGGGCGTGCGCGTCACCGGCACCGATGCCTGGTCCTGGGATGCGCCGTTCAGCTACACTGCGCAGAAGGTCAAGGAGACCGGCGACACCTCACTGATCTGGGAAGGGCACAAGGCCGGCCGCGACATCGGCTATTGCCACCTGGAAAAGCTGCACAATCTGGAAAGCCTGCCCGGCTATGGCTTCATGGTCAGCTGCTTCCCGCACAAGATCAAGGGCGCGTCAGCCGGCTGGACCCGCGCGGTCGCAATCTTCGAGGAATAG
- a CDS encoding fumarylacetoacetate hydrolase family protein: MRLATLSNGQPDGCLILVSRDACRYLSAVGITNTLQQAIEQWDSVEPALRQLADRLEQGDGDVLDESRLLAPLPRAWQWLDGSAFPQHGELMQKAFNLPPIETDRPLMYQGLSDRFLSGTQDVVLPSEADGIDFEGEFGIITDAVPMGTSAQDALPHIKLVLLINDWSLRAIAPIEMKTGFGWVQAKPACSVAPFAVTPDELGDAWQDGRVHLPLQVHVNDVWFGNPHGGEMAFGFHELVAHAARTRDLVAGTILGSGTVSNANFEEVGSCCVSERRAIEMIEKGEPQTPFLSFGDHVSLGVAGNNRSVFGNINQQIIAANF; the protein is encoded by the coding sequence ATGCGCCTCGCCACTCTCAGCAATGGTCAGCCGGACGGCTGCCTGATCCTCGTCTCCCGCGATGCCTGTCGTTACCTGTCTGCAGTGGGCATTACGAACACGCTGCAGCAGGCGATCGAGCAATGGGACAGCGTCGAGCCGGCGCTGCGCCAGCTTGCCGACCGACTGGAACAGGGGGACGGCGATGTGCTGGACGAAAGCCGCCTGCTCGCGCCTCTGCCTCGTGCCTGGCAATGGCTCGATGGTTCCGCTTTCCCGCAGCATGGCGAACTGATGCAGAAGGCGTTCAACCTGCCGCCGATCGAGACCGACCGGCCGCTCATGTATCAGGGCCTGTCCGACCGCTTCCTGTCCGGAACGCAGGATGTGGTACTTCCCAGCGAAGCTGACGGCATCGATTTCGAGGGCGAGTTCGGCATCATTACCGATGCCGTGCCGATGGGCACCAGCGCGCAGGACGCTCTGCCCCATATCAAGCTGGTCCTGCTCATCAACGACTGGTCGCTGCGCGCGATCGCACCGATCGAGATGAAGACCGGGTTTGGCTGGGTCCAGGCCAAGCCCGCCTGCTCTGTCGCGCCCTTTGCGGTCACGCCCGATGAACTGGGCGACGCATGGCAGGACGGTCGCGTCCATCTGCCGCTGCAGGTGCACGTCAACGATGTCTGGTTCGGAAATCCCCATGGCGGCGAAATGGCGTTCGGCTTCCATGAACTGGTCGCCCACGCCGCCCGCACCCGCGATCTGGTCGCTGGAACCATCCTTGGCTCTGGAACGGTATCAAACGCCAATTTTGAAGAGGTTGGTTCCTGCTGCGTGTCGGAACGACGCGCCATCGAGATGATCGAAAAAGGTGAACCTCAAACCCCCTTCCTGAGCTTCGGTGATCACGTTTCGCTCGGCGTAGCTGGGAACAACAGATCCGTTTTTGGCAACATCAACCAACAGATCATTGCCGCAAATTTCTGA
- a CDS encoding MarR family transcriptional regulator has translation MPIISAIFNPKAEIIFYMMKYIMRNFWPRWRFAGLRAMRLPMDSEIASLTLRALRRILRATEIGSRQLATTTGLTPSQLLVLREIDTRLSVTPSAVAQALQFSQATITAIVDRLVALGFVQRQRGERDKRQINLTLLPAGRDALADAPDPLQKRFTDRFDALPTWEQAMILAATERLAVLMDADWIDAAPLLDSGRIDRSQPL, from the coding sequence ATGCCGATCATCAGCGCCATCTTCAACCCCAAAGCCGAAATTATATTTTATATGATGAAGTATATAATGAGGAATTTTTGGCCCCGTTGGCGCTTTGCGGGACTTCGCGCTATGCGCCTTCCCATGGATTCCGAAATCGCCTCCCTGACCCTGCGCGCGCTGCGCCGCATCCTGCGCGCGACCGAAATCGGCAGCCGTCAGCTGGCGACGACGACCGGGCTCACGCCATCGCAATTGCTGGTGCTGCGGGAAATCGACACGCGCCTGTCCGTCACCCCCTCCGCCGTGGCGCAGGCGTTGCAATTCAGCCAGGCGACGATCACCGCGATCGTCGACCGGCTGGTCGCGCTCGGCTTCGTCCAGCGCCAGCGCGGCGAACGCGACAAGCGCCAGATCAACCTGACCCTGCTGCCCGCCGGCCGCGACGCCCTGGCCGACGCCCCCGACCCGTTGCAGAAGCGCTTCACCGATCGCTTCGACGCTCTCCCCACCTGGGAACAGGCCATGATCCTCGCCGCGACGGAAAGGCTGGCCGTGCTGATGGACGCAGATTGGATCGACGCCGCACCGCTGCTCGACAGCGGCCGGATCGACCGCTCCCAGCCACTTTGA
- the ectA gene encoding diaminobutyrate acetyltransferase — MVLRKPVATDGPAISGLIAACPPLDPNSAYCNLLQCTDFSDSCVVAERGGEVVGWVSGYRPPAAPDNFFVWQVAVSSAARGQRLAGRMIEALLARPEQAGVTHLTTTITDDNRASWALFQGLARRWGVRIEKTARFEEQAHFASAHATEWQARIGPLPTPAQS, encoded by the coding sequence ATCGTCTTACGCAAGCCCGTCGCCACGGACGGGCCGGCCATCAGCGGATTGATCGCGGCCTGTCCGCCGCTCGATCCCAATTCGGCCTATTGCAACCTGCTGCAATGCACCGACTTTTCCGACAGCTGCGTCGTTGCGGAGCGGGGTGGTGAAGTGGTCGGCTGGGTATCGGGCTATCGCCCGCCGGCAGCGCCCGACAATTTCTTCGTGTGGCAGGTCGCGGTGTCGTCCGCCGCGCGCGGCCAGCGCCTTGCCGGGCGCATGATCGAGGCGCTGCTGGCCCGGCCCGAGCAGGCCGGCGTCACTCATCTGACGACGACCATCACCGACGATAATCGCGCATCCTGGGCCTTGTTTCAGGGGCTGGCGCGGCGGTGGGGCGTTCGGATCGAAAAGACCGCCCGCTTTGAAGAACAGGCCCATTTTGCCAGCGCCCACGCCACCGAATGGCAGGCGCGCATCGGCCCACTGCCGACCCCGGCGCAGAGTTGA
- the ectB gene encoding diaminobutyrate--2-oxoglutarate transaminase, giving the protein MTVTTQPKPTSAMPDTAIYERRESAVRSYARAMPRQFNRAEGVWMHDNQGGRYLDFLSGCSTLNYGHNHSVLKAALVDYIAGDGITHGLDLHTDAKADFLVTLEDVILRPRGLDYRAMFTGPTGTNAVEAAIKLARKITGRELVIAFTNGFHGMTLGALACTGNAAKRGGAGVPLSHVAHEPYDGYHGPDVDTADLLERRLSDPSSGLDAPAAILVETVQGEGGLNAASPQWLRRIAEIARRHGALMIVDDIQAGCGRTGNFFSFEGMGFTPDIVTMAKSLSGMGLPFALTLFRPELDQWAPGEHNGTFRGNNHAFVTATAALRHFWGDAQFEQDIARRGALLERRLDAMAAEHGLSTRGRGMMRGIDVGSGEIAQTITAACFAQGLIIETSGAHDEIVKVLAPLVIEDAVLSAGLDILEESIRSALTVTYGVAAE; this is encoded by the coding sequence ATGACCGTCACGACCCAGCCCAAACCCACCAGCGCCATGCCCGACACGGCCATTTATGAGCGGCGCGAGTCCGCCGTGCGCAGCTATGCCCGCGCCATGCCGCGCCAGTTCAACCGCGCGGAAGGCGTGTGGATGCACGACAATCAGGGCGGCCGCTATCTCGACTTCCTGTCGGGTTGCTCCACGCTCAACTATGGCCACAATCACTCGGTCCTGAAGGCTGCGCTGGTCGACTATATCGCCGGCGACGGCATCACCCATGGCCTCGACCTGCACACCGATGCCAAGGCCGACTTCCTTGTCACGCTGGAGGATGTGATCCTGCGTCCCCGCGGGCTTGATTATCGCGCCATGTTCACCGGGCCGACCGGTACCAATGCGGTCGAGGCCGCGATCAAGCTGGCGCGCAAGATCACTGGCCGCGAACTGGTGATCGCCTTCACCAACGGCTTCCACGGCATGACGCTGGGCGCGCTCGCCTGCACCGGCAATGCCGCCAAGCGCGGCGGCGCGGGCGTGCCGCTGAGCCATGTCGCCCATGAACCCTATGACGGTTATCATGGTCCCGATGTCGATACCGCCGACCTGCTGGAGCGGCGCCTGTCCGATCCGTCGAGCGGTCTCGACGCGCCGGCCGCCATCCTGGTGGAAACGGTGCAGGGGGAAGGCGGCCTCAATGCCGCCTCGCCGCAATGGCTGCGCCGGATCGCCGAGATCGCCAGGCGCCATGGCGCGCTGATGATCGTTGACGACATCCAGGCCGGCTGTGGCCGTACCGGCAATTTCTTCAGCTTCGAAGGCATGGGTTTCACCCCCGACATCGTCACCATGGCGAAGTCGCTGTCGGGCATGGGCCTGCCCTTCGCGCTCACCCTGTTCCGTCCGGAACTGGATCAATGGGCACCGGGCGAACATAATGGCACCTTCCGGGGCAATAACCATGCCTTCGTCACCGCCACCGCTGCGCTGCGCCATTTCTGGGGCGATGCGCAGTTCGAACAGGATATCGCCCGTCGCGGCGCGCTGCTGGAACGGCGGCTGGACGCGATGGCGGCCGAACATGGCCTGTCGACGCGCGGCCGCGGCATGATGCGCGGCATCGACGTCGGATCGGGCGAAATCGCGCAAACCATCACCGCCGCCTGCTTTGCGCAGGGGCTCATCATCGAAACCAGCGGTGCGCATGACGAGATCGTCAAGGTGCTGGCGCCCCTCGTGATCGAGGACGCCGTGCTGTCGGCCGGCCTCGACATTCTTGAGGAGAGCATCCGGTCCGCGCTGACCGTCACCTATGGCGTCGCTGCAGAATAA
- a CDS encoding ectoine synthase yields the protein MIVRKLQDIRKSDRNVKSKGWESARLLLKDDNMGFSFHVTTMYAGEELHMHYQNHLEAVLVLKGTGTIEDLGTGITHQLAPGVMYALNAHDQHIVRPETDILCACTFNPPVTGKEVHDENGAYPADTSAAREPALAD from the coding sequence ATGATCGTTCGCAAGCTTCAGGACATCCGCAAGTCCGACCGCAATGTGAAGTCCAAGGGTTGGGAAAGTGCCCGCCTTCTGCTGAAGGACGACAATATGGGCTTTTCCTTCCACGTCACCACCATGTACGCGGGCGAGGAATTGCACATGCACTACCAGAACCATCTGGAGGCGGTGCTGGTGCTCAAGGGCACGGGCACGATCGAGGATCTGGGCACCGGCATCACCCATCAGCTGGCGCCCGGCGTCATGTATGCGCTCAATGCCCATGACCAGCATATCGTGCGGCCGGAAACCGATATCCTGTGCGCCTGCACCTTCAATCCTCCGGTCACCGGCAAGGAAGTGCATGACGAGAATGGCGCCTATCCCGCTGATACCAGCGCCGCGCGCGAGCCTGCGCTGGCCGACTGA
- the thpD gene encoding ectoine hydroxylase, translating into MKDLYPSRHADMAEFLPRHDPVVHADWSAGAPISRDQAEAFERDGYLVLEDIFPDAEVAFLQHEARKLLADPDALEAETVITEPGGKEVRSIFRIHAQSRVIERLAADSRLAGVARFLLGDDVYIHQSRLNYKPGFQGKEFYWHSDFETWHVEDGMPRMRALSMSVLLVENTPHNGPLMLIPGSHRQYLTCVGETPEDHYRQSLKRQEYGVPDEDSLAELAHHHGIVAPTGKPGSVVIFDCNIMHGSNGNITPFPRANAFLVYNAVSNRLEAPFGVDRPRPAFIAARGEPPVITPITGPLMQEALA; encoded by the coding sequence ATGAAAGACCTCTACCCGTCCCGCCATGCCGACATGGCGGAATTCTTGCCGCGCCACGATCCGGTCGTCCATGCCGACTGGAGCGCAGGCGCGCCGATCAGCCGCGACCAGGCCGAAGCCTTCGAGCGCGACGGCTATCTGGTGCTGGAAGACATCTTCCCCGACGCGGAAGTCGCCTTCCTCCAGCACGAGGCCCGCAAGCTGCTGGCCGATCCCGATGCACTGGAAGCCGAAACGGTCATCACCGAACCGGGCGGCAAGGAAGTCCGTTCCATCTTCCGCATCCATGCCCAGAGCCGGGTGATCGAGCGGCTGGCGGCGGACAGCCGCCTGGCCGGCGTGGCCCGCTTCCTGCTGGGTGACGATGTCTATATCCACCAGTCGCGGCTCAACTATAAGCCTGGTTTCCAGGGCAAGGAATTCTACTGGCACAGCGATTTCGAGACCTGGCATGTGGAGGATGGCATGCCGCGCATGCGCGCGCTGTCCATGTCCGTGCTGCTGGTGGAAAATACGCCGCATAACGGCCCGTTGATGCTGATCCCCGGATCGCATCGCCAGTATCTGACCTGCGTCGGCGAAACGCCGGAAGACCATTATCGCCAGTCGCTCAAGCGCCAGGAATATGGCGTTCCCGACGAGGATAGCCTGGCCGAACTGGCGCATCATCATGGCATCGTCGCGCCGACCGGCAAGCCCGGATCGGTGGTGATCTTCGACTGCAACATCATGCACGGGTCGAACGGCAACATCACGCCCTTCCCGCGCGCCAATGCCTTTCTGGTCTATAATGCGGTGTCCAACCGGCTGGAGGCGCCCTTTGGTGTCGATCGGCCGCGTCCCGCCTTCATCGCCGCGCGCGGCGAACCGCCAGTCATCACGCCCATCACCGGCCCCCTGATGCAGGAGGCGCTGGCATGA